In Silene latifolia isolate original U9 population chromosome X, ASM4854445v1, whole genome shotgun sequence, the following proteins share a genomic window:
- the LOC141623756 gene encoding uncharacterized protein LOC141623756 isoform X1, with translation MAATMQVPCRLAKCVSKSNSLQELAASIPKGVAKVVLKKGKTQLFKNGSPMVYSGAVDRIVGRPPPTTGDVVLVADGAEKPIGWGLYNSVSMFSVRLMQLEQETLTDSSCAFNMERLLQHRINAATHLRNQLGLPSTNTNAYRLVNSEGDRLSGLIVDVFDDVAVVASSAAWVEKYKPDIMACIKNVAGITHISWRPSLEILKEEGLDLSNSETTPDTHRSMVKVKENDINYAVSLLGQKTGFYADQRENRQFIATIAKGKTVLDICCYSGGFALNALKGGAASVTGVDSSLPALELAKENVILNDLDPDTVSFLKHDATDFMKNAASRNESWDIVILDPPKLAPRKEVLRNASGMYRNLNALAMRLTKKGGILMTCSCSGAMTQSGLFMTIIQGAATMAGRRVTVVRQAGAACDHPIDPSYPEGAYLSNIMLRVL, from the exons ATGGCGGCAACAATGCAGGTACCATGCCGCTTAGCAAAGTGCGTCTCCAAATCAAATTCTCTCCAAGAGCTCGCAGCCTCCATACCCAAAG GTGTCGCAAAAGTAGTGTTGAAGAAAGGTAAGACTCAACTCTTCAAAAATGGAAGTCCAATGGTTTACAGTGGTGCAGTTGACAGAATTGTTGGTAGACCACCTCCTACTACTGGTGATGTTGTTTTAGTAGCTGATGGTGCAGAAAAACCCATTGGCTGGGGGTTATACAATTCTGTTTCCATGTTTTCTGTTCGCCTTATGCAGCTTGAACAAGAGACTTTAACTGATTCTTCTTGTGCATTCAACATGGAGAGACTACTTCAACATAGAATTAATGCTGCAACTCATTTACGAAACCAATTGGGTCTTCCTTCCACTAATACTAATGCATATCGTCTTGTCAACAGTGAAGGCGATAG GTTGTCTGGACTTATTGTTGATGTCTTTGATGATGTTGCTGTTGTTGCATCTTCCGCTGCGTGGGTTGAGAAGTACAAGCCTGATATTATGGCTTGTATTAAAAATGTTGCTGGGATTACTCACATTAGCTGGCGTCCCTCTCTCGAAATTCTCAAAGAAGAGGGATTAGATCTTTCAAACTCCGAGACTACACCTGACACTCATCGCTCAATGGTAAAG GTCAAGGAGAATGACATCAACTATGCTGTTTCTCTTTTGGGACAGAAGACAGGATTTTATGCCGATCAGCGTGAAAATCGTCAATTCATTGCAACAATTGCAAAAGGCAAGACTGTTCTTGATATATGCTGCTACAGTGGTGGATTTGCTCTTAATGCATTAAAGGGTGGTGCTGCGTCTGTGACTG GTGTCGATTCATCCCTGCCTGCGCTAGAGCTTGCTAAAGAGAACGTTATACTCAATGACCTTGATCCTGATACCGTATCTTTTCTGAAACATGACGCAACTGATTTCATGAAGAATGCTGCATCTCGAAATGAATCATGGGATATTGTGATTTTGGACCCTCCAAAATTGGCTCCCCGAAAAGAG GTTTTACGAAATGCATCTGGAATGTACAGGAACTTAAATGCCTTAGCCATGAGATTGACAAAAAAGGGTGGGATCTTGATGACTTGCTCTTGTTCTGGTGCTATGACACAAAGTGGTTTGTTCATGACCATAATCCAG GGTGCTGCTACAATGGCCGGTCGGCGTGTAACTGTTGTACGGCAAGCTGGAGCAGCCTGTGATCACCCAATTGATCCATCCTACCCTGAAGGAGCATACCTTTCCAACATCATGCTCAGAGTATTATGA
- the LOC141623756 gene encoding uncharacterized protein LOC141623756 isoform X2, protein MAATMQVPCRLAKCVSKSNSLQELAASIPKGVAKVVLKKGKTQLFKNGSPMVYSGAVDRIVGRPPPTTGDVVLVADGAEKPIGWGLYNSVSMFSVRLMQLEQETLTDSSCAFNMERLLQHRINAATHLRNQLGLPSTNTNAYRLVNSEGDRLSGLIVDVFDDVAVVASSAAWVEKYKPDIMACIKNVAGITHISWRPSLEILKEEGLDLSNSETTPDTHRSMVKKTGFYADQRENRQFIATIAKGKTVLDICCYSGGFALNALKGGAASVTGVDSSLPALELAKENVILNDLDPDTVSFLKHDATDFMKNAASRNESWDIVILDPPKLAPRKEVLRNASGMYRNLNALAMRLTKKGGILMTCSCSGAMTQSGLFMTIIQGAATMAGRRVTVVRQAGAACDHPIDPSYPEGAYLSNIMLRVL, encoded by the exons ATGGCGGCAACAATGCAGGTACCATGCCGCTTAGCAAAGTGCGTCTCCAAATCAAATTCTCTCCAAGAGCTCGCAGCCTCCATACCCAAAG GTGTCGCAAAAGTAGTGTTGAAGAAAGGTAAGACTCAACTCTTCAAAAATGGAAGTCCAATGGTTTACAGTGGTGCAGTTGACAGAATTGTTGGTAGACCACCTCCTACTACTGGTGATGTTGTTTTAGTAGCTGATGGTGCAGAAAAACCCATTGGCTGGGGGTTATACAATTCTGTTTCCATGTTTTCTGTTCGCCTTATGCAGCTTGAACAAGAGACTTTAACTGATTCTTCTTGTGCATTCAACATGGAGAGACTACTTCAACATAGAATTAATGCTGCAACTCATTTACGAAACCAATTGGGTCTTCCTTCCACTAATACTAATGCATATCGTCTTGTCAACAGTGAAGGCGATAG GTTGTCTGGACTTATTGTTGATGTCTTTGATGATGTTGCTGTTGTTGCATCTTCCGCTGCGTGGGTTGAGAAGTACAAGCCTGATATTATGGCTTGTATTAAAAATGTTGCTGGGATTACTCACATTAGCTGGCGTCCCTCTCTCGAAATTCTCAAAGAAGAGGGATTAGATCTTTCAAACTCCGAGACTACACCTGACACTCATCGCTCAATGGTAAAG AAGACAGGATTTTATGCCGATCAGCGTGAAAATCGTCAATTCATTGCAACAATTGCAAAAGGCAAGACTGTTCTTGATATATGCTGCTACAGTGGTGGATTTGCTCTTAATGCATTAAAGGGTGGTGCTGCGTCTGTGACTG GTGTCGATTCATCCCTGCCTGCGCTAGAGCTTGCTAAAGAGAACGTTATACTCAATGACCTTGATCCTGATACCGTATCTTTTCTGAAACATGACGCAACTGATTTCATGAAGAATGCTGCATCTCGAAATGAATCATGGGATATTGTGATTTTGGACCCTCCAAAATTGGCTCCCCGAAAAGAG GTTTTACGAAATGCATCTGGAATGTACAGGAACTTAAATGCCTTAGCCATGAGATTGACAAAAAAGGGTGGGATCTTGATGACTTGCTCTTGTTCTGGTGCTATGACACAAAGTGGTTTGTTCATGACCATAATCCAG GGTGCTGCTACAATGGCCGGTCGGCGTGTAACTGTTGTACGGCAAGCTGGAGCAGCCTGTGATCACCCAATTGATCCATCCTACCCTGAAGGAGCATACCTTTCCAACATCATGCTCAGAGTATTATGA